The Pseudonocardia broussonetiae DNA segment CCCGTGCACCACGCGACGCGCGCCTCGTAGCCCGGCAGCCGGGGCTCGGAGCCGACGACCTCGTCGGACCGGACGACGGCCTTGCCGTCCTCGTGACCGGTCACCACCCGCCTGAACGTGAAACCCATGGCACCTCCTGTCGATCGGGCCGGCACTCAGCCGGTGGGACGGAGCGGGACGACGCCGGGCCCCGGCGTCACGGTCTGCCGGGTCTCCCCCAGCCCCTCGCCGCGCAGGGACACCACGTCGCCGGGCTGCAACCAGCGCGTGAAGTCGGCGAGCTCCGCGGTGTCGACGTGCTCGAGCAGGCAGCCGCCGGGCACCGTGCCGGAGCCGATCACCGCGCCGGGCGGCAGGTCGGTCCCGCGCGAGACGTAGGCGAGGAGCTCGCCGAACGTCCAGTCCATCTGGTCGAGCGTGCCGCGGGTCAGCTCCTCCCCGTTGACGGTCGCCGACAGCTCCGGCGCGAGGCGCCCGTCACGGCGGTGGGGCTCGAGCTCGTCGACGGTGACCAGCGCCGGGCCGAGCGTGATGGCGCTGTCCTTGCTCTTCGCCATCCCGATGCCCTGGGCCATGTCGACGACCTGGTGGTCCCGCGCGGTCCAGTCGTTGTAGAGGAGGTACCCGGCGATGTGGTCCTCGGCCCGGTCCGGGTGCAGGTCGCGGCCTCCGACGCCGATCACCGCGCCGACCTCCAGCTCCAGGTCGAACATCGTCGACCCGGGCGAGACGGGGACGTCGTCGTGCGGGCCGACGATCGCGTCGGCGTTGGCGAAGTAGAACGCCGGGCTCCGCGACCACACCGGACCGAGCGGTCCCTCGCGGCCGAGCGCGCGGTAGCACCCGCGCAGGTGGTCCAGGAAGCACAGTCCGTCCCGCACCGACGGCGGACGGCGCAGTGGCGCGTGCAGCCGGACGTCGGCCAGCCCGCGGACCTCGGCCGGCGCGCGGCGGGCGTCCTCACCGGCCTCGGCGAGGTTCCCGCCGGCCAGCAGCGCCTCCAGCGTCGTGCCCGCGGCGAGGCCGCGGACGGTCTCTCCGTCGACCAGCCCCGTGCGGACGCCGTCGGCGCCCTCGTAGGTCACCCACCTCACGACGCGGCCCTCCCGAGCGGGCTGCCGACGGCGGCGCCGTCGGTCCGGCCGGGCACCGACGGCTCGGGGGACCCCCGGCCGAGGTACAGCGGGATCGCCGGGACCGCGAGCGCGGCACCGAGCGTCAGCACGCAGGCGAACAGGACGACGTACATGGGCGCGGTGAGGCCCAGCGCCGCGATCAGCCCGACCAGGACCAGGCTCATGAGCCCGCCGAGCACGGCGACCACGATGTTGTAGGTGACCGAGTAGCCGGTCTGCCGGACCTGTGTCGGGAAGATCGAGGACACCAGACCCGGGATCGCGCTGACGATCGCCCCGGCCGCCAGCGCGGCGGGCAGCTGGATCCACAGCGCGGTGGCCGAGCCGGCGGGCAGGGTCGGGAGGACCAGGAACAGCAGCACCGTGGTGGCCGCCGTCAGCCCCGATCCCCACAGCAGCTCGGTCCGCCAGCCCCAGCGGTCGGCCACCCAGCCCCAGAAGGGCATCGACACCATCGCGCCGGCGATCGCGATCAGGCTCGCCCCCAGTGCCGTGGTCGCCGGGACCTGCAGCGAGGTCTGGAGGTAGGTGGGCCAGAACGTGAAGTAGGTGATGTTGACCATCGAGAGCGCCGCCACGAGCAGCGCGCCGAACAGGACCGCCCGGCCGTGGAGGCGCAGCACGTCCCGCACGGGCGTCGACCCGGCCCGGCGCTCCTCCTCGACCTGCTGCTGGAACGCGGGCGTCTCGTCGAGCCTCCGGCGCAGGTAGATCGACACCACGCCGAGCACGCCGCCGATGATGAACGGCAGCCGCCACGCCAGGGACGGGACGCTCGGCACCAGGTGGGTGGCCACGATGCCGCTGAGGAAGGCCATCGATGCGCCGAGCAGGAACCCGCCGTAGGCCATCATCTGCTGGAGCGCGCCCGCCCGGGCCACCCGGTCGCGCTCGGCGTGCTCGGTGACGAAGACCGCCGCCGCCGGCAGCTCGCCGCCCACCGCGCAGCCCTGGGCGATCCGCATGAGGATCAGCAGCGCCGGGGCGGGCCAGCCGACCTGCTCGTAGGTCGGCAGCAGGCCGATGACGAGCGTGGCCGCCGACATCACCACGACGGTGAGGACGAACAGCCGCTTGCGGCCGACCCGGTCGGCGACGCGGGCGATGAGGATGCCCGCGACCGGCCGGATCAGGAAGCCGACCGAGTAGATCGACAGCGTCTGCACCAGCCGGAGGGTGTCCGAGGTCTCGGGCGGGAAGAACGCCGCACCGATGAGCGTCGCCACGTAGAGGTAGACGACGAAGTCGTAGTACTCGAGTGCGGCGCCGAGCGAGCCGAGACGGATGTTCCGCCTCGCCACACGGGCTCCGGCCCCCGGGGATGAGTGCTCCATTGCCTCACGTCCTTCCGTCGGTCGCTCCCCCGCAGCGGGAGCTGCGCGGGCCTTGCCGGGACGCCGCATCCGCGCGCGCGGCCGTGCCACCGGGCACCGCGTCGGTGCTCGGCGGGGGTCCGGGCCGTCGTGGAGCGGCCGGTGTCAGTCGTCGAAGTCGACGGCCGCGTGCGGCCAGTCGACCGCGTCGAGGAGGTGCGCGTGGGACTCCTCGGCCAAGCGGCGCACGCGGTCGAGGTCGACGCCGAGCAGCCGGCCGTCCCACTTCACGATCCGGCCGTCGACCAGCACCGTGTCGACGCAGCCGATGTCGGCCGCCTGGACGACGGAGCAGAGGACGTTGTTGCGCGGGAACAGCTGCGGCCGCGTGGCGTCGAGCAGGACGACGTCGGCCTTCTTGCCCGGGGTCAGCGACCCCGCCACGGCGCCCACCCCGCAGTTGTCGGCGCCGCGCTGCGTGGCGGACTCCAGGATCTCCCGCAGCGACGCCGACTCCGCGCCGCTGCGGTGCTCGTCGAGGCGCTGCACCGTGTAGAGCGCGCGCATCTCGGCGAACATGTCGATCCCGTAGGTCATCGGGTTGTCGTTGCTGATCCCGGGGCGCAGGCCCAGCTCCACCCATTCGCCGTAGGGGATCTGCCCGTAGCGGAACTGCGACTCGATCCGCGGGCAGACGTTCACCTGCGATCCGTTGTCGACGATCAGGCGGCGCTGCTCGGGGCTGCAGAAGTTGGCGTGGTTGATCGCCTCGCGCCCGTCGAACGACCCGTCCGCGTACAGCCGCTGCAGGTCCTGCCGGTAGATGCCGGTGTCGAAGGAGAACCAGACGTCGAGGTCCCTGCGGATCCGGACGAGGTCGGTGAGGTCGTCGGCGCCGACGGCGAACAGCCGCAGGGTGCACAGGTCGTCGTCGCTGCCGAAGTGCTCCTTGCGCAGCCGGGCGACGTCGTCGGGGAAGGACCCGGCCCAGTCGCCGGAGCGGGGCGCGCCCACCGCGTGGACGCCGCGCAGACCGGACTCGCGCAGGGCCGCCACCGAGGCGTCCGAGTGCTCCGGCGAGCGGGCGTTGTGCATGTTGTCGACGACGGTCGTGATGCCGCCGTCGAGGGCCGTGAGCAGCGTGAGCAGCGTGCCGGCGTAGACGTCCTCGGGGCGGCAGGCCGGGCCGAACAACCGGTGCGCGGTGTACATGTAGCTCCTGCTGGAGACCGGGGCACCGCCGATCGGGTCCTCGGTCGTCTGCGGCACGTTCTCCGGGATGATCCGGCCCAGCGCCCCTTCCCAGCAGTGGATGTGCGGGTCGGCGAAGCCCGGGACGACGATGCGGTCGCGGGCGTCGACCACCGTGGCGCCCTCGGTCGGCAGGGACTCCCCCACCGCGGCGATGCGGTCACCGACGATCAGGACGTCACCGCGCGCGAGGTCGCCCAC contains these protein-coding regions:
- a CDS encoding fumarylacetoacetate hydrolase family protein, which encodes MRWVTYEGADGVRTGLVDGETVRGLAAGTTLEALLAGGNLAEAGEDARRAPAEVRGLADVRLHAPLRRPPSVRDGLCFLDHLRGCYRALGREGPLGPVWSRSPAFYFANADAIVGPHDDVPVSPGSTMFDLELEVGAVIGVGGRDLHPDRAEDHIAGYLLYNDWTARDHQVVDMAQGIGMAKSKDSAITLGPALVTVDELEPHRRDGRLAPELSATVNGEELTRGTLDQMDWTFGELLAYVSRGTDLPPGAVIGSGTVPGGCLLEHVDTAELADFTRWLQPGDVVSLRGEGLGETRQTVTPGPGVVPLRPTG
- a CDS encoding MFS transporter, which encodes MARRNIRLGSLGAALEYYDFVVYLYVATLIGAAFFPPETSDTLRLVQTLSIYSVGFLIRPVAGILIARVADRVGRKRLFVLTVVVMSAATLVIGLLPTYEQVGWPAPALLILMRIAQGCAVGGELPAAAVFVTEHAERDRVARAGALQQMMAYGGFLLGASMAFLSGIVATHLVPSVPSLAWRLPFIIGGVLGVVSIYLRRRLDETPAFQQQVEEERRAGSTPVRDVLRLHGRAVLFGALLVAALSMVNITYFTFWPTYLQTSLQVPATTALGASLIAIAGAMVSMPFWGWVADRWGWRTELLWGSGLTAATTVLLFLVLPTLPAGSATALWIQLPAALAAGAIVSAIPGLVSSIFPTQVRQTGYSVTYNIVVAVLGGLMSLVLVGLIAALGLTAPMYVVLFACVLTLGAALAVPAIPLYLGRGSPEPSVPGRTDGAAVGSPLGRAAS
- a CDS encoding amidohydrolase family protein, which translates into the protein MTTDPTNGPLRALLERHASGAAEVDQRILLQGGSVVSMDPAVGDLARGDVLIVGDRIAAVGESLPTEGATVVDARDRIVVPGFADPHIHCWEGALGRIIPENVPQTTEDPIGGAPVSSRSYMYTAHRLFGPACRPEDVYAGTLLTLLTALDGGITTVVDNMHNARSPEHSDASVAALRESGLRGVHAVGAPRSGDWAGSFPDDVARLRKEHFGSDDDLCTLRLFAVGADDLTDLVRIRRDLDVWFSFDTGIYRQDLQRLYADGSFDGREAINHANFCSPEQRRLIVDNGSQVNVCPRIESQFRYGQIPYGEWVELGLRPGISNDNPMTYGIDMFAEMRALYTVQRLDEHRSGAESASLREILESATQRGADNCGVGAVAGSLTPGKKADVVLLDATRPQLFPRNNVLCSVVQAADIGCVDTVLVDGRIVKWDGRLLGVDLDRVRRLAEESHAHLLDAVDWPHAAVDFDD